A genomic region of Papaver somniferum cultivar HN1 chromosome 7, ASM357369v1, whole genome shotgun sequence contains the following coding sequences:
- the LOC113297802 gene encoding uncharacterized protein LOC113297802 has product MGMNEEILNRPISNLHLWFFPELLGLYDTYRIKPWIIPTKSLLFHFNGNKTTSENKKLKKKDLELENQNQEEKEESDQEDIGSYLSNQEKEVNEDDSDSYMKKSRNQNKWKSTTEAELDFFLKRYFLFQLRWHSSLDQRIINSIQIYCLLLRLNNPKQIAISSIQRGEMRLDILLIQKDLNLTEFINKGVLIIEPVLLSIQGDGLFIMYQTIVISLVHKSNHQTNRKNQQKENGYNNSFDESIKRHRHERVLEKRDEKNYAFVVPENILAPRCRRELRIQICLNSEKRNVLDRKKTFYNKNNIKNCGTFLEESNHLDKDPKNLDRDRNKLMKWKFFLWPNYRLEDLACMNRYWFDTSNGSRFSMSRIYMYPRFTIN; this is encoded by the coding sequence ATGGGGATGAATGAAGAAATACTAAACCGACCCATATCAAATCTGCACCTTTGGTTCTTCCCAGAATTGTTGGGGCTATATGATACATATAGGATTAAACCGTGGATTATACCAACAAAATCACTTCTTTTCCATTTTAATGGAAATAAAACCACCAGTGaaaataaaaagctaaaaaaaaaagatcttgaattagaaaatcaaaatcaagaagaaaaagaagaatcagaccaagaagatattGGATCATATCTATCAAACCAAGAAAAAGAAGTTAACGAGGATGACAGTGACTCATACATGAAAAAGAGTAGAAATCAAAATAAATGGAAGAGTACCACAGAAGCGGAACTAGATTTTTTCCtgaaaagatattttctttttcaactgaGATGGCATAGTTCTTTGGATCAAAGAATAATTAATAGTATCCAGATATATTGTCTCCTGCTTAGACTGAACAATCCAAAGCAAATTGCGATATCCTCTATTCAAAGAGGAGAAATGCGTCTGGATATATTGTTGATTCAAAAAGATCTAAATCTTACAGAATTTATAAACAAAGGAGTATTGATTATTGAACCTGTTCTCCTATCTATACAAGGAGATGGACTTTTTATTATGTATCAAACCATAGTTATTTCACTGGTCCATAAGAGTAATCACCAAACTAATAGAAAAAACCAACAAAAAGAAAAcggttataataattcttttgatgAATCCATTAAAAGACATAGACATGAAAGGGTTCTTGAAAAGAGAGATGAAAAAAATTATGCTTTTGTTGTTCCTGAAAATATTTTAGCTCCTAGATGTCGTAGAGAATTGAGAATTCAAATTTGTTTAAACTCGGAAAAAAGAAATGTTTTGGATAGAAAGAAAACATTTTACAATAAGAACAACATAAAGAACTGCGGTACTTTTTTGGAGGAGAGCAATCATCTTGATAAAGATCCAAAGAATTTAGATAGAGATAGAAATAAATTAATGAAATGGAAATTTTTTCTTTGGCCAAATTATCGATTAGAGGATTTAGCTTGTATGAATCGCTATTGGTTTGATACCAGTAATGGAAGTCGTTTCAGTATGTCAAGGATATATATGTATCCACGATTTACCATCAATTAA